From one Pagrus major chromosome 21, Pma_NU_1.0 genomic stretch:
- the LOC141017393 gene encoding acyl-CoA-binding domain-containing protein 5A-like produces the protein MPSLVGLSMAQEEDKHSLEAKFAAAVKVIRSLPEDGPFQPSDDMMLMFYSYFNQATLGPCDIPRPMGFWDSRGKAKWDAWSSLGNMTKEEAMKNYIENIQLILETMPVSDEVSELVYELGDFYTEVDRDGEEYEENEVDQRPFTRPFASHTDERVIPFQKPAMQGYGDLWDDIQNLQENDKDSSVHGLSASSEEAEGSREHSEIEKKEESSDWKSEEEENADEEDNTDDEDEEKEEEYMKDWSPDPRLLMVEDKRWRSDTRGSGSSMEPSMSSFTNGTHSSLNSEMEEEELACSVEPGVQYNPYMHFNGHLNGNNAAPERNHRSTDSDNEEFCDSMEHLAMDEMSTSKLLSPGSGAASVRQKDLWFESNTTLNGGEDQVLMGDSYLKEGISTSRHNSSLSRRGRGSLSPRATCSSQRCVTVDASCCCVSRSIRPVSAARGNINEQIATALLRLQHDMAAVLDRLHALEALTLSQSRSSSPRQEDSLALTQKFLRPSWWPFDFCPLTVAMTALWPLIAHWLVQVYLQRKRRKIP, from the exons ATGCCATCCTTGGTGGGACTCAGCATGGCGCAGGAGGAGGACAAACACAGCCTGGAGGCGAAATTTGCTGCAGCAGTTAAAGTGATCCGGAGTTTGCCTGAAGATG GTCCTTTCCAGCCATCCGATGACATGATGCTGATGTTCTACAGTTACTTCAATCAGGCCACCCTGGGGCCCTGCGACATCCCCAGACCGATGGGCTTCTGGGACAGTCGTGGCAAAGCTAAATG GGACGCGTGGAGCTCTTTGGGAAATATGACAAAGGAGGAAGCCATGAAGAATTATATTGAGAACATCCAGCTG ATTTTGGAGACTATGCCGGTCTCAGATGAGGTGTCTGAGCTGGTATACGAACTCGGCGACTTCTACACGGAGGTAGACAGAGACGGAGAAGAATACGAAGAAAACGAGGTGGACCAGAGACCCTTCACGAGGCCTTTTGCATCACATACAG ATGAGCGGGTCATACCATTTCAGAAACCAGCGATGCAAG GCTATGGGGATCTGTGGGATGATATACAAAACCTCCAGGAGAATGACAAAGACAGCAGTGTTCATGGCCTGAGTGCCAGTagtgaggaggcagagggaagCAGAGAACATAGTGAAATcgagaaaaaggaggaaagtaGTGATTGGaaaagtgaggaagaggagaatgCGGATGAAGAAGACAATACGGATGATGAAGacgaggagaaggaagaggagtaTATGAAAG ACTGGAGTCCTGACCCAAGGCTGCTGATGGTGGAGGACAAGAGGTGGAGGTCTGACACCAGGGGGTCCGGCAGCAGCATGGAGCCCAGCATGTCCTCCTTCACCAATGGGACGCACAGCTCCCTCAACAgcgagatggaggaggaggaactggcCTGTTCTGTAGAGCCAGGCGTGCAGTACAACCCCTATATGCACTTTAATGGACACCTGAATGGTAA TAACGCTGCTCCTGAGAGGAACCACCGATCCACAGACTCGGATAACGAGGAATTCTGTGACTCAATGGAGCATCTGGCCATGGACGAG ATGTCTACATCAAAACTCCTGTCCCCTGGATCAGGAGCTGCCTCAGTGAGGCAAAAAGATCTCTGGTTTGAGAGCAACACTACTCTGAATGGAGGAGAGGATCAAGTGCTCATGGGAGATTCCTACCTTAAAGAAGGGATTAGTACAAGCCGCCACAACAGCTCCTTGTCAAGAAGAGGGAGAG GTTCTCTATCACCAAGGGCAACCTGCAGCTCTCAGCGGTGTGTCACTGTCGATGCTTCCTGCTGTTGTGTGTCACGGAGCATCCGTCCTGTCAGTGCCGCCAGGGGAAACATCAACGAGCAAATAGCTACAGCTCTGCTGAGGCTGCAGCACGACATGGCTGCTGTGTTGGACAGGCTGCACGCTCTGGAGGCACTCACGCTGTCGCAG tcGAGATCATCTTCGCCAAGACAGGAGGACTCCCTAGCCCTCACACAAAAG TTCCTGAGACCTTCCTGGTGGCCTTTTGACTTCTGTCCACTAACAGTGGCAATGACTGCACTTTGGCCTCTGATTGCTCATTGGCTCGTCCAGGTTTACTTACAGCGGAAGAGAAG GAAAATCCCCTGA
- the LOC141017352 gene encoding homeobox protein Mohawk-like, protein MKSDTLLRLEDSRRAEAERSRLDCVDLPQSSLTDGDNTDLLRCQDASENSSPIKYRRYGSRLGGVKVRHKRQVLQDMARPLKHWLYKHRDNPYPTKTEKVLLALGSHMTLVQVSNWFANARRRLKNTVRQPDLSWALRIKLYNKYIQGNAERLSVCSDDTDSDDEECPLQTPISQSDFGRSSSHKSVLQKQGSVLAMADSANSDDSASPPSKYKSSLLNRYLNDTLRHMMAAKADGVTSARKRRSHSESFSSNECDRDVVSPASSYETEANFVYHMDTMDYTSTKCDRDQQQGRGQPRRVDQGWREIHAAVALTNLAQGQSCLADQSSVIVPSAATGQSCTREPYSITRTTIIDRMCVTGPTAALRQSCTAGPTLTSRIIQKSSHIAEVQTVNVALANSV, encoded by the exons ATGAAGTCTGACACGCTGCTTCGTCTGGAGGACAGCAGGAGAgcggaggcagagaggagcagattGGACTGCGTAGACTTACCTCAGAGCAGTTTAACAGACGGCGACAACACAGACCTGCTGCGATGCCAGGACGCCAGTGAAAACAGCTCTCCTATCAAGTACAGAAGATATGG GTCTCGTCTGGGTGGGGTCAAAGTTCGCCACAAGAGACAGGTGCTGCAGGACATGGCCCGACCGCTCAAACATTGGTTGTACAAACACCGGGACAACCCCTACCCCACCAAGACCGAGAAGGTCCTGCTGGCCCTGGGCTCACATATGACTCTAGTGCAG GTTTCGAACTGGTTTGCGAACGCCCGGCGGAGGCTGAAGAACACCGTGAGACAGCCGGACCTGAGCTGGGCCCTGAGGATCAAactgtacaataaatatatCCAGGGAAACGCTGAGCGGCTGAGCGTGTGCAGTGATGACACCGACTCAGATG ATGAAGAGTGTCCCTTACAAACAcccatcagccaatcagattttGGCAGGTCATCTTCTCACAAGAGCGTGCTCCAGAAACAGGGCAGCGTCCTCGCCATGGCGGACTCCGCCAACAGTGACGACAGCGCGTCGCCTCCATCCAAGTACAAGAGCAGCTTACTGAATCGTTATCTGAACGACACCCTGCGGCACATGATGGCGGCGAAGGCCGATGGCGTCACGTCGGCCCGCAAGAGGAGGAGCCACTCCGAGTCGTTCAGCTCCAACGAATGTGATCGAGATGTCGTCTCTCCGGCGTCGTCCTACGAAACTGAGGCCAACTTCGTCTACCACATGG ATACGATGGACTATACTTCAACTAAATGTGATAG GGACCAGCAGCAGGGCCGAGGCCAGCCGAGACGAGTCGATCAAGGCTGGAGGGAGATCCACGCCGCCGTGGCTCTGACCAACTTGGCCCAGGGACAGAGCTGCCTGGCAGACCAGAGCAGCGTAATCGTGCCCAGCGCTGCCACAGGGCAGAGCTGCACCCGAGAGCCCTACTCGATTACGAGGACCACTATCATAGACAGGATGTGTGTCACAGGACCCACCGCTGCTCTGAGGCAGAGCTGCACCGCGGGGCCCACTCTCACCAGCCGCATCATCCAGAAGTCCTCTCATATCGCTGAGGTCCAGACTGTTAACGTGGCCCTGGCAAACAGCGTGTAG
- the yme1l1b gene encoding ATP-dependent zinc metalloprotease YME1L1b — protein sequence MFSLTIQPQVTVPLSHLINVLHSMKSSVGSSSSSVTCTSRKQKEHASDSDRHCTEPMLTLRELGLSDLGAQQLDELVSRVLPRLSPEEAPLALGGQTAWRTSHLSTPSFFNNKHGFSSGATAPVFSRQHPSPLQAVGIELQHWPVWVQSRGFKTLRKARRMQLAADRPLESEGFTPSFMKGFLTRDRGVEVESLDSLLKKKNVPDGQQDAFKRGFAEGFLKAQALTQRTQDSLRRTRLILLVLLLVGLYGISKTPFISVRFRTTSGLDSGVDPVQMKNVTFEHVKGVEEAKNELQEVVEFLKNPQKFTVLGGKLPKGVLLVGPPGTGKTLLARAVAGEADVPFYYASGSEFDEMFVGVGASRIRNLFREAKANAPCVIFIDELDSVGGKRIESPMHPYSRQTINQLLAEMDGFKPNEGVIIIGATNFPEALDNALIRPGRFDMQVTVPKPDVKGRTEILNWYLKKIKVDPAIEAKIIARGTVGFSGADLENLVNQAALKAAVDGKDMVTLKELEFAKDKILMGPERRSAEIDKKNKQITAYHESGHAIVAYYTKDAMPINKATIMPRGPSLGHVSMLPENDRWSETRSQLLAQMDVSMGGRVAEEIIFGYEDITTGASSDFDSATKIAKMMVTRFGMCEKLGVMTYTDMTAQSPETQAAVEHEIRVLLKDSYERAKALLKSHAKEHKNLADALLMYETLDAKEIQLVLEGKNLETR from the exons ATGTTTTCCTTGACCATCCAACCGCAG GTGACTGTACCTCTGAGCCACCTCATCAATGTCCTCCACTCTATGAAGAGCTCagtgggcagcagcagcagcagtgtcacCTGCACATCAAGAAAACAGAAGGAGCATGCCTCAGACTCAGATCGACACTGCACAGAG cccATGTTGACCCTGCGTGAGCTTGGCTTATCAGACCTGGGAGCGCAGCAGCTGGATGAGCTGGTGAGCCGTGTGTTACCACGCTTGAGTCCAGAGGAGGCCCCTCTTGCATTGGGTGGACAGACAGCCTGGAGGACGTCACATCTTTCTACGCCCTCCTTTTTCAACAATAAGCACG GCTTCTCATCTGGTGCAACAGCCCCGGTGTTTTCCAGACAGCACCCTTCACCTCTTCAGGCTGTCGGCATAGAGCTACAACACTGGCCAG TGTGGGTCCAGAGCAGAGGCTTTAAAACTTTAAGGAAAGCCAGACGAATGCAGTTAGCTGCTGACCGCCCGCTGGAATCTGAAGGGTTCACACCGTCTTTTATGAAG GGCTTCCTGACACGTGACAGGGGGGTTGAAGTTGAAAGTCTAGACAGCCTTTTGAAGAAAAAGAATGTCCCTGATGGACAGCAGGACGCTTTCAAGAGGGGCTTCGCTGAGGGTTTCCTGAAAGCTCAAGCCTTGACACAACGCACACAAG ACTCTCTCAGGAGGACTCGTCTCATCCTGCTGGTGCTGCTTCTTGTCGGGCTCTATGGTATCTCCAAGACCCCCTTCATATCGG TGCGGTTCCGAACCACATCAGGCCTGGACTCTGGAGTTGATCCCGTCCAGATGAAAAACGTGACGTTTGAGCACGTCAAAGGGGTTGAGGAAGCTAAGAACGAGCTGCAGGAAGTGGTGGAGTTCCTGAAAAACCCACAGAAGTTCACAGTGTTGGGAGGAAAGCTGCCAAAAG GTGTGCTGCTGGTCGGTCCTCCAGGTACTGGAAAGACTCTACTGGCCCGAGCAGTGGCAGGAGAGGCAGATGTTCCGTTCTACTACGCCTCGGGATCTGAGTTCGATGAGATGTTTGTTGGAGTGGGAGCCAGCCGCATCAGGAACCTTTTCA GGGAGGCTAAAGCCAACGCTCCCTGTGTGATCTTCATTGACGAACTGGACAGTGTGGGTGGCAAAAGGATTGAGTCTCCCATGCACCCATACTCCAGACAGACTATCAACCAACTACTTGCTGAGATGGACGG GTTCAAACCAAATGAAGGCGTGATCATCATCGGAGCAACCAACTTCCCGGAGGCTCTGGATAA CGCCCTGATCCGCCCGGGACGTTTTGACATGCAGGTGACCGTCCCCAAACCAGACGTGAAAGGACGCACAGAGATCCTTAACTGGTATCTGAAGAAGATTAAAGTGGATCCAG CTATCGAGGCCAAGATTATTGCCCGGGGCACGGTTGGCTTCTCTGGCGCTGACCTGGAAAATCTGGTGAACCAGGCGGCCCTGAAGGCAGCAGTGGATGGCAAAGACATGGTCAcactgaaggagctggagtttgcTAAAGACAAAATCCTCATGG GCCCTGAGAGAAGGAGTGCGGAAATagacaaaaagaacaagcaGATCACGGCGTACCATGAATCAGGCCACGCCATTGTGGCTTACTACACCAAAGATGCCATGCCGATCAACAAGGCCACCATCATGCCCAGAGGCCCCAGTCTGGGACAT GTGTCCATGCTCCCAGAGAACGATCGCTGGAGTGAGACTCGCTCTCAGCTGCTCGCCCAGATGGACGTCAGTATGGGCGGCCGGGTGGCAGAGGAGATCATATTCGGTTATGAGGACATCACAACCG GTGCATCAAGTGACTTTGATAGTGCCACAAAGATCGCTAAGATGATGGTGACCAGATTTGGAATGTGTGAAAAG CTGGGTGTGATGACCTATACTGACATGacagcccagagcccagagacACAAGCAGCCGTGGAGCATGAAATCAGGGTGTTACTGAAG GATTCTTACGAGCGAGCCAAAGCCCTGCTGAAGTCACACGCCAAAGAGCACAAAAACCTGGCAGACGCTCTGCTCATGTATGAGACGTTGGACGCCAAAGAGATCCAGCTGGTGCTGGAGGGCAAGAACCTGGAAACCAGATGA
- the LOC141016901 gene encoding ras-related protein Rab-18-B: MDDDVLTTLKLLIIGESGVGKSSLLLRFTDDTFDPEQSATIGVDFKVKTLAIDGNRAKLAIWDTAGQERFRTLTPSYYRGAQGVILVYDVTKRDTFTKLENWLNELETYTTRNDIVKMLVGNKIDKDDQEVDRNEGLKFARKHSMLFIEASAKTKDGVQCAFEELVEKILQTPGLWESENQGQKLRLGEQQQGGGRACGGYCSIP; this comes from the exons ATGGACGACGACGTGCTGACGACTCTGAAGCTGTTGATAATTGGCGAAAGTGGAGTCGGGAAGTCGAG TCTCCTCCTGAGGTTCACAGATGATACTTTTGATCCAGAGCAGTCAGCAACAATAG GTGtggatttcaaagtaaagacACTCGCAATCGATGGGAACAGAGCAAAACTGGCCATATGG GACACAGCTGGACAGGAAAGGTTTCGCACCCTGACGCCCAGCTACTACCGCGGTGCACAAGGAGTCATACTTG TATATGACGTCACAAAGCGTGACACTTTTACGAAGCTTGAAAACTGGCTGAATGAACTGGAAACCTACACGACACGCAATGACATTGTAAAAATGCTCGTCGGAAACAAAATTGATAAG gacgACCAGGAGGTGGACAGAAATGAGGGGCTGAAATTTGCTCGGAAACACTCTATGCTTTTTATTG AGGCCAGTGCAAAGACCAAAGATGGCGTCCAGTGTGCCTTTGAGGAGCTTGTGGAGAAGATCCTGCAGACGCCGGGGCTTTGGGAGAGTGAAAACCAGGGTCAGAAGCTGCGTCtgggggagcagcagcagggcggCGGCAGGGCGTGTGGAGGATACTGTTCCATACCCTGA
- the LOC141016598 gene encoding patched domain-containing protein 3-like, with protein sequence MPTMMARFRTDCIERPLRICFQMMGHFIGSHPWLFCITPLILSTCLGSGFYLLKDRMSNNIEEQFTPVDGRAKMERKYIQETFPGNCSMFSPLRLSTDGNYATLIATSDRNVLTVEALQDILHLDFRVKSMVVQFDNQEFEYVDVCAEVMGSCTSNDILDVIQYNANNIDAVNLTFPWYYSQFRSFALYLSLGSVKLCNESSVVESAKAIQLHYYLHEDNKTKTDLWLESFIHLVSNASSASIQVSYSTSTSMQWEFEKSPASVVYLFSITYAIAITFSIISCWRLDNVRTKVWVAACGVLSTGLAVLSGFGVLLLLDQPFVMTVASCPFMILGIGLDDMFIMISCWQRTRVLDSVPERLADTYRDAAVSITITTLTDALALFLGYNSPFGSVQSFCLYAGISICFSYLYSITFLGACMALNGQREVENKHWFSWAKIPEDLPSSNSRAFSICCVGGSYDRMTEKEETELMSHVFERFYGPFLTHKLVKACVFVIYAGYLAVSIYGCFILKEGLDIKNLALDDSYIISYYNDQRQHFPDYSCNVMVAVKQPLLYWDEVEQKNLRSCISKFESLNFVNSTFAWFLSFQQYANATNLNISSREAFQAHLRRFLELNPMFKQDINMTTDGEIQASRFFLQTLNKTAVENMMTRLRRTAEDCPVVLLVFHPAFIYFDQYTVIMDNTVQTILVAVVVMLVVSLVLIPSPLCSLWVAFAICSVIVGVAGFMSLWGVNLDSISMINLVMCIGFSVDFSAHISYSFVSSPKSDVSEKATDALARLGYPILQGALSTILGVVVLSISGSYIFRTFFKIVFLVIAFGLLHGLMFIPVFLTLFGACGKLCKGPI encoded by the exons ATGCCGACCATGATGGCCAGATTCCGCACAGACTGCATAGAGAGGCCCCTACGCATCTGTTTTCAGATGATGGGTCATTTTATTGGATCTCATCCCTGGTTGTTCTGCATCACCCCCCTTATTCTCTCAACGTGTCTGGGGAGCGGATTTTATCTCCTAAAGGACAGGATGTCAAACAACATCGAAGAGCAGTTCACACCTGTCGACGGACGAGCCAAGATGGAGAGGAAATACATCCAGGAAACTTTTCCAGGAAATTGTTCCATGTTTTCACCTTTAAGACTGAGCACGGATGGAAACTATGCGACTCTCATAGCCACAAGTGACAGGAATGTTCTGACTGTGGAGGCACTTCAGGACATCCTCCACTTGGACTTTAGAGTTAAGAGTATGGTCGTGCAGTTTGACAACCAGGAATTTGAATATGTGGATGTTTGTGCTGAGGTGATGGGATCCTGCACCTCTAATGACATTTTAGATGTCATTCAATACAATGCCAACAATATCGACGCAGTCAATTTGACATTTCCGTGGTATTACTCTCAGTTCAGGAGCTTTGCTTTATATTTAAGTCTGGGGAGCGTGAAGTTGTGCAACGAGAGCTCAGTTGTTGAAAGTGCGAAAGCCATACAGCTCCATTACTATTTACatgaagacaataaaacaaaaactgacctTTGGTTGGAAAGCTTCATTCATTTGGTCTCAAATGCATCATCAGCTTCCATTCAG GTGTCGTACTCCACCTCCACGTCAATGCAGTGGGAATTTGAAAAATCTCCAGCTTCGGTCGTCTATTTGTTCTCCATCACTTATGCCATCGCCATCACATTTTCCATCATATCATGTTGGAG GTTGGATAATGTGAGGACGAAGGTGTGGGTGGCAGCCTGTGGAGTTCTGTCCACAGGTCTAGCAGTCCTGAGCGGTTTCGGTGTGCTGTTGTTGCTGGATCAACCTTTTGTTATGACGGTTGCCTCCTGTCCTTTCATGATCTTAG GTATTGGACTGGATGACATGTTCATCATGATCTCTTGCTGGCAGAGGACCCGTGTTCTGGACAGCGTCCCCGAACGGCTGGCTGACACCTACAGGGACGCTGCCgtctccatcaccatcaccaccctAACCGATGCCCTGGCTCTCTTCCTGGGCTACAACTCGCCCTTTGGTTCGGTCCAGTCCTTCTGCCTGTATGCTGGGATTTCTATTTGCTTCAGCTATCTGTACAGCATCACTTTCCTGGGGGCGTGCATGGCTTTGAACGGACAGAGGGAAGTAGAGAACAAGCACTGGTTCAGCTGGGCCAAAATCCCAGAGGACTTACCGTCCAGTAACTCTAGAGCTTTCAGCATCTGCTGCGTTGGAGGGAGTTACGATCGAATGACTGAAAAGGAGGAAACTGAGCTCATGAGTCACGTTTTTGAGCGGTTCTACGGACCATTTCTGACCCACAAACTGGTcaaagcatgtgtgtttgtcatttacGCAGGCTATCTGGCTGTTAGCATCTACGGCTGCTTTATCTTAAAAGAAGGACTCGATATCAAGAATCTGGCTTTGGATGATTCCTACATCATCAGTTACTACAACGATCAAAGACAGCACTTCCCAGATTACAGCTGTAACGTGATGGTTGCGGTGAAGCAGCCCTTGCTTTACTGGGATGAGGTCGAACAGAAGAATCTGCGTTCATGCATTTCAAAGTTTGAAAGTTTGAACTTTGTCAACAGCACCTTTGCTTGGTTTCTCTCCTTTCAACAGTACGCTAATGCGACCAATCTAAACATAAGTTCTCGAGAGGCTTTCCAAGCGCATCTGCGCCGTTTCTTAGAGCTCAACCCGATGTTCAAACAAGACATAAACATGACCACAGATGGTGAGATTCAAGCCTCTCGCTTTTTCCTTCAGACGCTCAATAAAACCGCAGTGGAGAACATGATGACCAGACTCAGGAGAACAGCGGAGGATTGTCCAGTAGTGCTCCTGGTGTTCCACCCTGCTTTCATCTACTTCGACCAGTACACCGTCATCATGGACAACACGGTTCAAACCATCCTGGTGGCTGTTGTTGTGATGTTAGTCGTCTCACTCGTCCTGATACCCAGTCCTCTTTGTTCCCTATGGGTGGCTTTTGCAATTTGTTCAGTCATTGTTGGCGTGGCGGGCTTCATGTCGCTGTGGGGTGTAAACCTGGACTCCATTTCCATGATCAACCTGGTCATGTGCATCGGTTTTTCTGTCGACTTCTCAGCTCATATTTCTTACTCTTTTGTCTCCAGCCCCAAGAGTGATGTCAGCGAGAAGGCCACGGATGCCTTGGCCCGTTTAGGCTATCCCATTCTGCAAGGAGCACTGTCCACTATTTTAGGAGTGGTGGTGCTGTCCATCTCTGGGAGTTACATCTTCAGGACGTTCTTTAAGATTGTGTTTCTTGTGATCGCGTTTGGGCTGCTCCATGGTTTAATGTTTATTCCAGTGTTTCTGACACTGTTTGGGGCCTGTGGGAAGTTGTGTAAAGGACCAATTTAG